The Acetobacteroides hydrogenigenes genome has a segment encoding these proteins:
- the tpx gene encoding thiol peroxidase: protein MNKNNTKVKFAGNFITLLGNEVAVGQNAPDFTAVGADLKPIGLKDFYGKVKVISVFPSIDTGICATQTRTFNKEAASLSNDIVIVNISNDLPFAQKRFCGAEGIDKAITVSDHKDVDFGTKYGFLIEELRLLARGVVVLDKNNIVKYVEYVPEVTTEPNYTAALEVAKQLV, encoded by the coding sequence ATGAATAAGAACAACACGAAAGTAAAATTTGCCGGAAACTTTATAACACTTTTGGGAAATGAAGTTGCTGTAGGTCAGAATGCTCCCGATTTTACTGCTGTTGGAGCAGATTTAAAACCTATTGGTTTGAAGGACTTTTATGGAAAGGTAAAAGTTATTTCTGTTTTCCCATCTATAGATACGGGTATCTGTGCAACTCAAACACGTACCTTTAACAAGGAGGCTGCAAGCCTTAGTAATGATATAGTGATTGTGAATATATCGAACGACCTTCCATTTGCTCAAAAGCGTTTTTGTGGTGCAGAGGGAATCGACAAGGCAATTACCGTATCCGATCATAAAGATGTGGACTTTGGAACTAAGTATGGTTTTCTTATTGAGGAGTTAAGATTACTTGCTAGAGGTGTAGTTGTTCTTGACAAGAACAACATTGTTAAGTATGTTGAGTATGTTCCTGAAGTAACAACAGAACCAAACTACACTGCAGCTCTTGAAGTTGCCAAGCAATTAGTGTAA